A genomic stretch from Erwinia sp. E_sp_B01_1 includes:
- a CDS encoding SCP2 domain-containing protein, which yields MTLTPLLTAGLETALNQILYRDRGLKAARQRLNGKSLAIVLAELKHPLIFIFSERQVDVLGEWSDTPDCTVKTQIATLRKLRDRQQLTSLIRSGELEVEGDLQVVQHFSALIDLAELDPAEYLAPWTGDVVAQGISQLARRSARFIRGDVQRKQDYLGQALTEEWRLAPGGLEAAWFAEEVDALSRDLALIETRLTNLEAK from the coding sequence ATGACTTTAACGCCGCTGTTAACTGCGGGGCTGGAAACGGCGCTAAATCAAATCCTCTATCGCGATCGTGGCCTGAAAGCCGCACGTCAGCGCCTTAACGGTAAAAGCCTGGCTATTGTGCTGGCTGAACTTAAACATCCGCTGATTTTTATCTTCAGCGAACGCCAGGTTGACGTGCTGGGTGAGTGGAGTGACACACCCGACTGTACGGTAAAAACGCAGATTGCCACGCTGCGCAAATTGCGTGACCGTCAGCAACTGACCAGCCTGATCCGCAGTGGTGAACTGGAAGTTGAAGGGGATTTGCAGGTTGTGCAGCATTTCTCAGCCCTTATCGATCTTGCCGAGCTGGATCCTGCTGAATACCTCGCGCCCTGGACCGGGGATGTGGTAGCACAGGGGATCAGCCAGCTGGCCCGCCGCAGTGCGCGGTTTATTCGCGGAGATGTGCAACGTAAGCAGGATTACCTTGGCCAGGCCCTCACTGAAGAGTGGCGTCTTGCGCCCGGTGGGCTCGAGGCGGCCTGGTTTGCTGAGGAAGTGGATGCGTTGTCGAGAGATCTTGCCCTAATAGAAACCCGCCTGACGAACCTGGAGGCCAAATGA
- the ubiE gene encoding bifunctional demethylmenaquinone methyltransferase/2-methoxy-6-polyprenyl-1,4-benzoquinol methylase UbiE, which yields MADESKDTTHFGFRTVAKSDKAEMVADVFHSVAAKYDLMNDLMSFGIHRVWKRFTIDCSGVRRGQRVLDLAGGTGDLTAKFSRLVGETGEVVLADINSSMLKVGREKLRNNGIIGNVNYVQANAEALPFPDNHFDCITIAFGLRNVTEKEKALASMFRVLKPGGRLLILEFSKPQLEPLSKAYDAYSFHILPRIGELVAKDSESYRYLAESIRMHPDQDTLKQMMEEVGFENTTYHNLTGGIVALHRGFKF from the coding sequence ATGGCAGATGAATCAAAGGACACCACCCATTTCGGCTTTCGTACCGTAGCAAAAAGCGATAAGGCTGAAATGGTGGCAGATGTTTTCCATTCCGTTGCGGCCAAATACGATCTGATGAACGATCTGATGTCATTTGGCATCCACCGCGTATGGAAGCGTTTTACTATCGACTGCAGCGGCGTGCGCCGCGGACAGCGAGTGCTGGATCTGGCTGGTGGTACCGGCGACCTGACGGCTAAATTCTCACGCCTTGTTGGCGAGACTGGCGAAGTAGTGCTGGCTGATATCAACAGTTCCATGCTGAAAGTTGGACGTGAAAAATTACGTAACAACGGCATTATCGGCAACGTCAACTATGTTCAGGCGAATGCAGAAGCTCTGCCATTCCCGGACAACCATTTTGACTGCATTACCATCGCCTTTGGCCTGCGTAACGTCACGGAAAAAGAGAAAGCGCTGGCCTCTATGTTCCGCGTATTAAAGCCAGGCGGCCGTCTGCTGATTCTGGAATTCTCTAAGCCTCAGCTGGAGCCGTTAAGCAAAGCTTACGACGCTTACTCCTTCCATATCCTGCCACGCATCGGTGAACTGGTAGCGAAAGACTCTGAAAGCTACCGCTACCTGGCTGAATCCATCCGTATGCATCCCGATCAGGATACCCTGAAGCAGATGATGGAAGAGGTAGGTTTTGAAAATACCACCTACCACAACCTTACTGGTGGCATCGTTGCACTGCACCGTGGATTCAAGTTTTAA
- the rmuC gene encoding DNA recombination protein RmuC, giving the protein MDATISYGVCLGLAGLLAGWVIAWFRGQQVSSKQETERQLLLQAAEQLRQERDRLQLQTESQQTAQRQNELELRQLHGTLSAAQEKLHHLDHWRNETEQLTRELRNQLEINSSQEAELREVTIRLEETRMAADEKQRLLVNSEQRLNAQFENLANRIFENSGRRVDEQNKQSLNSLISPLREQLEGFRRQVQEGFGQEARERHTLSHEIRNLQQLNAQMAQEAINLTKALKGDNKTQGNWGEVVLSRVLEASGLREGHEYETQVNIQLEQSGRMQPDVIVRLPQGKDVVIDAKMTLVAYERYFNGEDEADREVAISEHIAAIRGHLRLLSRKDYQQLPGLRSLDYVLMFIPVEPAFLLAIDRQPELINEALNLNIMLVSPTTLLVALRTINNLWRYEHQSRHAQRIADRAAKLYDKMRLFVDDMSAMGQSLDKAQESYRFAMKKLSEGRGNLIAQTESFRQLGVEVKRPINPRLVEQAMPDFPENPGDEEQDDPQSPFGLSPDNRAARVNE; this is encoded by the coding sequence GTGGATGCAACAATCAGTTATGGCGTTTGTCTTGGCCTGGCTGGCCTGTTAGCGGGGTGGGTGATTGCCTGGTTTCGCGGGCAGCAGGTCTCTTCAAAACAGGAGACCGAACGGCAACTGCTGCTCCAGGCAGCCGAACAACTGCGCCAGGAACGGGACAGACTTCAGCTTCAGACAGAGAGCCAGCAAACAGCCCAGAGGCAAAATGAACTCGAACTGCGCCAGCTACATGGCACCTTGTCAGCGGCCCAGGAGAAGCTCCACCATCTTGACCACTGGCGCAACGAAACCGAACAGCTGACGCGCGAGTTACGGAATCAGTTGGAAATCAACAGCTCGCAGGAAGCGGAATTGCGTGAGGTGACTATTCGTCTTGAAGAGACGCGGATGGCGGCAGATGAGAAGCAGCGCCTGCTGGTCAACAGTGAACAGCGGCTGAATGCCCAGTTTGAAAATCTGGCTAACCGGATTTTTGAAAACAGTGGCCGCCGGGTCGACGAGCAGAATAAGCAGAGCCTTAACAGCCTGATTTCTCCTCTTCGCGAACAGCTTGAAGGGTTCCGCCGACAGGTGCAGGAAGGCTTTGGTCAGGAAGCCCGTGAACGGCACACGCTTTCCCACGAAATTCGCAATCTTCAGCAGCTTAATGCGCAAATGGCCCAGGAAGCGATCAACCTGACTAAAGCCCTGAAAGGCGATAATAAAACCCAGGGCAACTGGGGCGAAGTGGTGCTCAGCCGGGTGCTGGAGGCGTCCGGGCTGCGTGAGGGGCATGAGTATGAAACGCAGGTGAACATTCAGCTCGAACAAAGCGGGCGGATGCAACCTGATGTGATTGTGCGCCTGCCGCAGGGCAAGGATGTGGTTATCGATGCCAAAATGACACTGGTGGCTTATGAGCGCTACTTCAATGGCGAAGATGAGGCTGACAGGGAAGTGGCCATCAGCGAACATATTGCTGCCATTCGGGGGCACCTGCGCCTGCTGAGCCGAAAAGATTATCAACAATTGCCCGGTTTACGCTCGCTGGATTATGTGTTGATGTTTATCCCGGTTGAACCGGCATTCCTGTTAGCTATCGATCGCCAGCCAGAGCTGATCAACGAAGCCCTGAACCTGAACATCATGTTAGTGAGTCCAACCACGCTGCTGGTAGCCCTGAGAACCATTAATAATCTCTGGCGCTATGAACATCAGAGCCGTCATGCGCAACGTATCGCCGATCGGGCTGCGAAGCTCTACGACAAGATGCGGTTATTTGTGGACGATATGTCCGCAATGGGCCAGAGCCTGGATAAGGCGCAGGAGAGCTACCGTTTTGCGATGAAAAAACTCTCTGAAGGTCGCGGTAATCTGATAGCCCAGACAGAAAGCTTCCGCCAGCTGGGTGTGGAAGTGAAGCGACCTATTAACCCGCGGCTGGTGGAGCAGGCGATGCCGGATTTCCCTGAAAATCCCGGCGATGAAGAGCAGGACGATCCGCAAAGCCCGTTTGGATTGAGTCCGGATAACAGGGCCGCACGCGTCAATGAATAA
- the udp gene encoding uridine phosphorylase yields MAHSDVFHLGLTKADLQGATLAIVPGDPERVKKIAALMDNPVHLASHREFTTWRAEIEGKTVIVCSTGIGGPSTSIAVEELAQLGVRTFLRVGTTGAIQPDINVGDVLVTTGSVRLDGASLHFAPLEFPAVADFTCTTALVEAAKAAGATTHIGITASSDTFYPGQERYDTFSGRVVKRYQDSMKEWQQMGVLNYEMESATLLTMCASQGLRAGMVAGVIVNRTQQEIPDAETMKRTESDAVRIVVDAARRLI; encoded by the coding sequence ATGGCACACTCAGACGTTTTTCACTTGGGTTTAACAAAAGCGGATTTGCAGGGCGCAACCCTGGCGATTGTGCCGGGCGACCCTGAACGGGTGAAAAAAATTGCCGCCCTGATGGACAATCCTGTCCACCTGGCCTCGCACCGGGAATTCACTACCTGGCGCGCAGAAATTGAGGGAAAAACCGTTATCGTTTGTTCCACCGGTATTGGGGGTCCTTCAACGTCTATTGCTGTGGAAGAGCTCGCACAACTGGGCGTACGGACATTCCTGCGCGTTGGGACCACCGGCGCCATTCAACCTGACATCAACGTGGGTGATGTCCTGGTGACTACAGGATCGGTCCGTCTTGATGGTGCGAGCCTGCATTTTGCGCCGCTGGAGTTCCCAGCCGTGGCTGACTTTACCTGCACGACGGCACTGGTAGAAGCGGCTAAAGCAGCCGGTGCAACCACGCATATTGGCATCACCGCCTCGTCCGATACCTTCTATCCGGGTCAGGAACGTTATGACACCTTCTCAGGCCGTGTGGTCAAGCGTTACCAGGATTCTATGAAGGAATGGCAGCAAATGGGCGTGCTGAACTACGAGATGGAGTCCGCCACCCTGTTAACCATGTGTGCAAGCCAGGGGCTGCGTGCAGGTATGGTTGCTGGTGTAATTGTCAACCGTACCCAGCAGGAAATACCTGACGCTGAAACCATGAAAAGAACCGAAAGCGATGCCGTGCGCATCGTGGTGGACGCTGCCCGTCGTTTAATCTGA
- a CDS encoding dienelactone hydrolase family protein → MKTEENITQKMSNNGFTPAVSPTASTTIITDSAEIQSGETSIPTQGENMPAFHAKPRHASGPLPVILVVQEIFGVHEHIRDICRRLANEGYLAIAPELYFRQGDPSEYHDIPTLFKELVSTVPDSQVLADLDHVANWASRHGGDMRNMGITGFCWGGRITWLYAAHNPQLKAAVAWYGKLVGEKTLKQQKQPVDVAVDLTAPVLGLYGGKDDSIPQESVETMRQALRAANSKSEIVVYPDAGHAFNADYRPSYHQESAKDGWQRMLSWFQQNGVK, encoded by the coding sequence ATGAAAACCGAAGAAAATATAACTCAAAAAATGAGCAATAATGGGTTCACTCCTGCGGTCTCACCTACCGCATCAACCACAATCATTACCGACAGCGCTGAAATTCAGTCAGGTGAAACCTCGATCCCGACGCAGGGCGAAAATATGCCTGCTTTTCATGCCAAACCACGCCATGCCAGTGGCCCGCTTCCGGTGATTCTGGTGGTGCAGGAGATTTTCGGCGTCCATGAGCATATCCGCGATATCTGCCGCCGTCTGGCAAATGAAGGTTACCTGGCCATTGCACCAGAGCTGTACTTCCGTCAGGGTGATCCTTCTGAATACCACGACATCCCTACGCTTTTTAAAGAGTTAGTCAGCACCGTGCCAGACTCTCAGGTGCTTGCCGATTTGGATCATGTTGCTAACTGGGCTTCCCGTCATGGCGGCGATATGCGCAACATGGGGATCACCGGTTTTTGCTGGGGAGGCCGCATCACCTGGCTGTATGCAGCACACAACCCTCAGCTTAAAGCTGCCGTAGCCTGGTATGGCAAACTGGTAGGCGAAAAGACCCTGAAACAGCAGAAGCAGCCGGTAGATGTCGCTGTAGATTTGACTGCCCCGGTATTAGGGCTTTATGGCGGAAAGGATGACAGCATTCCCCAGGAGAGCGTGGAAACTATGCGCCAGGCGCTGCGCGCGGCAAATTCAAAATCCGAAATCGTGGTTTATCCCGATGCCGGACACGCTTTCAACGCTGATTATCGTCCCAGCTATCACCAGGAGTCAGCCAAAGATGGCTGGCAGCGGATGCTTTCATGGTTTCAGCAGAACGGCGTGAAATAA
- the metE gene encoding 5-methyltetrahydropteroyltriglutamate--homocysteine S-methyltransferase produces the protein MTILNHTLGFPRVGLRRELKKAQESYWAGNSSQEELLAVGRELRARHWQQQKQAGVDVVPVGDFAWYDHVLTTSLLLGNVPARHQNKDGSVDLDTLFRLGRGRAPTGEPAAAAEMTKWFNTNYHYMVPEFTKGQQFKLSWTQILEEVDEALAAGHKVKPVLLGPVTYLWLGKVKGEQFNRLSLLQDILPVYQQVLAELAKRDVEWVQIDEPALVLELPQEWLNAFKPAYEALQGQTNLLLTTYFESAGTNIDTIRELPVQGLHVDLVHGKDNIAGLNAKIPADWLLSVGVINGRNVWRADLSSWFERLQPLVSQRKQLWIGSSCSLLHSPIDLSTETRLDEEVKSWFAFALQKCAELSLLSNALNNNDPQSLEAWSAPVRARRDSKRVHNAAVSQRLAGITAKESQRDNSYAVRAEAQRKRFQLPAWPTTTIGSFPQTTEIRGLRLDFKQGRLDGSHYRTGIAEHIKQAIVEQERLGLDVLVHGEAERNDMVEYFGENLDGFAFTQNGWVQSYGSRCVKPPVIIGDISRPEAITVEWAKYAQSLTEKPVKGMLTGPVTILCWSFPREDVTRETIAKQIALALRDEVEDLEKAGIGIIQIDEPALREGLPLRQSDWAAYLEWAVDAFRLNAAVAQDETQIHTHMCYCEFNDIMDSIAALDADVITIETSRSDMELLESFEEFEYPNDIGPGVYDIHSPNVPSVEWMEELLLKAAKRIPVERLWVNPDCGLKTRGWPETRQALANMVKAAQNLRKAEA, from the coding sequence ATGACTATTCTGAACCATACTCTCGGATTCCCCCGCGTCGGTCTGCGTCGCGAATTGAAAAAAGCGCAGGAAAGCTACTGGGCTGGCAACAGCTCTCAGGAAGAGTTACTGGCCGTAGGCCGCGAACTGCGCGCCCGCCACTGGCAGCAGCAGAAACAGGCAGGCGTTGACGTGGTCCCGGTTGGTGACTTCGCCTGGTACGATCATGTTCTGACCACCAGCCTGTTATTAGGCAACGTGCCCGCCCGCCACCAAAATAAGGATGGCTCTGTTGACCTGGATACCTTATTCCGTCTTGGTCGTGGCCGCGCACCAACAGGTGAGCCAGCCGCCGCCGCCGAGATGACCAAATGGTTTAATACCAACTATCACTACATGGTGCCTGAATTCACCAAAGGCCAGCAGTTCAAACTCAGCTGGACCCAGATTCTGGAAGAAGTGGACGAAGCGCTGGCAGCAGGCCACAAAGTAAAACCTGTGCTGTTAGGCCCGGTAACTTACCTGTGGTTGGGCAAAGTTAAGGGTGAGCAGTTTAACCGTCTGAGCCTGTTGCAGGACATTCTGCCTGTCTACCAGCAGGTGCTGGCCGAGCTGGCGAAGCGCGATGTCGAATGGGTGCAAATTGATGAGCCCGCTCTGGTGCTGGAGCTGCCGCAGGAGTGGCTGAACGCGTTTAAACCCGCGTATGAAGCCCTGCAGGGGCAAACTAATTTGCTGCTGACCACCTATTTCGAAAGTGCTGGCACTAATATCGACACTATTCGTGAACTCCCGGTCCAGGGCCTGCATGTTGATCTGGTACATGGGAAAGATAATATCGCCGGGCTGAACGCCAAAATCCCTGCTGACTGGTTGCTCTCCGTTGGCGTGATCAATGGCCGTAACGTCTGGCGTGCTGACCTGAGCAGCTGGTTTGAACGTCTCCAGCCGCTGGTGAGTCAGCGTAAACAGTTGTGGATTGGCTCTTCCTGTTCACTGCTGCACAGTCCGATCGATCTGAGCACCGAAACGCGCCTGGATGAAGAGGTGAAAAGCTGGTTTGCCTTCGCGCTGCAAAAATGTGCCGAGCTGTCATTGCTGAGCAATGCGCTTAACAATAATGACCCACAGTCGCTGGAGGCCTGGAGTGCGCCAGTCCGTGCACGCCGTGATTCAAAACGTGTCCATAACGCGGCTGTTAGCCAGCGTCTGGCAGGCATCACGGCTAAAGAGAGCCAGCGTGACAACAGTTATGCTGTCCGTGCTGAAGCTCAGCGTAAGCGCTTCCAGCTACCTGCATGGCCAACCACGACTATCGGTTCCTTCCCGCAAACAACTGAAATCCGTGGCCTGCGCCTGGACTTTAAACAGGGGCGTCTGGATGGCAGCCATTATCGCACTGGTATCGCTGAACATATTAAACAGGCCATCGTAGAGCAGGAGCGTCTGGGCCTGGACGTGCTGGTCCACGGCGAAGCGGAACGTAACGATATGGTGGAATATTTCGGTGAAAACCTGGACGGGTTTGCCTTCACCCAGAATGGCTGGGTACAAAGCTATGGTTCACGCTGCGTTAAGCCCCCGGTGATTATTGGTGATATCAGCCGTCCTGAAGCGATCACCGTTGAGTGGGCGAAATACGCCCAGTCTCTGACCGAAAAACCGGTAAAAGGCATGCTGACCGGGCCGGTCACTATCCTGTGCTGGTCTTTCCCTCGCGAGGACGTTACCCGCGAAACCATCGCTAAACAGATTGCGCTGGCACTGCGTGATGAAGTGGAAGATCTGGAGAAAGCCGGTATCGGTATTATTCAGATTGATGAGCCAGCCCTGCGTGAAGGTCTGCCACTTCGCCAGTCCGACTGGGCTGCCTATCTGGAGTGGGCTGTTGATGCCTTCCGCCTGAATGCCGCTGTGGCGCAGGATGAGACCCAGATCCACACCCATATGTGTTACTGCGAATTTAACGACATCATGGATTCCATTGCGGCGCTGGATGCAGACGTCATCACCATTGAAACTTCACGGTCGGATATGGAGCTGCTGGAGTCATTTGAAGAGTTTGAATACCCGAATGACATTGGTCCGGGCGTCTACGACATTCACTCACCCAACGTCCCGAGCGTGGAGTGGATGGAAGAGCTGCTGTTGAAGGCGGCAAAACGTATTCCGGTCGAGCGTCTGTGGGTTAATCCGGATTGTGGTCTGAAAACACGTGGCTGGCCGGAAACCCGTCAGGCGCTGGCTAACATGGTGAAAGCCGCGCAGAATCTGCGTAAGGCCGAAGCCTGA
- the metR gene encoding HTH-type transcriptional regulator MetR, producing MIELKHLRTLQALRTTGSLAAAAAQLHQTQSALSHQFSDLEQRLGFRLFVRKSQPLRFTPQGEILLQLAEQVLPQIQHALQACHEPHQTTLRIAIECHSCIQWLTPALNNFRQSWPQVVMDFKSGVTFDPQPALQQGELDLVLTSDILPRSGLFYSPMFDFEVRLVLAPDHPLAQADHISPEDLAHEVLMIYPVQRQRLDIWRHFLQPAGVSPALKSVDNTLLLIQMVSAGMGIAALPHWVVESFEHQGLVVTKTLGDGLWSRLYAAVRDGEQRQPVTEAFIRSARQHACDHLPRVRDASQPGTPLPVPLAPF from the coding sequence ATGATCGAACTCAAACACCTGCGGACGCTGCAGGCGCTGCGAACAACGGGTTCGCTGGCAGCCGCAGCCGCCCAACTCCATCAAACGCAGTCGGCGTTATCCCATCAGTTCAGCGACCTGGAACAGCGTCTGGGCTTTCGTTTATTTGTGCGTAAAAGCCAGCCGCTGCGCTTTACGCCGCAGGGTGAAATTCTGCTTCAACTGGCTGAGCAGGTTCTGCCTCAGATCCAGCATGCTTTGCAGGCCTGCCACGAACCGCATCAGACTACGCTGCGGATCGCTATTGAATGTCACAGCTGCATCCAGTGGCTGACACCGGCGTTGAATAATTTTCGCCAGAGCTGGCCGCAGGTGGTGATGGATTTCAAATCCGGCGTGACTTTTGACCCGCAACCCGCACTGCAACAGGGGGAGCTGGATCTGGTTCTGACCTCCGATATCCTGCCGCGCAGCGGACTGTTTTATTCGCCGATGTTTGATTTTGAAGTGAGGCTGGTGCTGGCTCCGGATCATCCACTGGCGCAGGCTGACCATATTTCACCTGAAGACCTGGCCCATGAAGTGCTGATGATTTATCCGGTGCAGCGTCAACGTCTGGATATCTGGCGCCACTTCTTGCAGCCAGCGGGCGTCAGCCCTGCCCTGAAAAGCGTCGACAATACGCTGCTGCTGATCCAGATGGTTTCTGCCGGGATGGGCATCGCCGCACTGCCGCACTGGGTGGTGGAAAGCTTTGAACATCAGGGCCTGGTGGTGACTAAAACGCTGGGTGATGGCCTCTGGAGCCGGTTGTATGCCGCCGTGCGCGATGGGGAGCAGCGTCAGCCCGTCACCGAAGCCTTTATCCGATCGGCCCGTCAGCACGCCTGCGATCATCTGCCACGGGTGCGGGATGCTTCTCAGCCTGGGACACCTTTACCTGTTCCTCTGGCGCCCTTCTGA
- a CDS encoding DUF1456 family protein, producing the protein MTNNDVLRSVRYMLNLSDAQVVAILALAETEVAEAEVHSFLKKEDEEGFRACPDVIMGYFLNGLIFQRRGKSEEAPAPSIERKMTNNIMMKKLRVAFDLKTTDILDILKLADFAVGQSEIGAIFRKPGHKNYRECGDQILRNFLKGLTQRIRPAKA; encoded by the coding sequence ATGACTAATAACGACGTGCTGCGCAGCGTGCGCTACATGCTGAATCTGAGCGATGCTCAGGTTGTGGCTATTCTGGCGCTGGCAGAGACTGAAGTCGCCGAAGCGGAAGTGCACAGCTTTTTGAAGAAAGAAGATGAAGAGGGCTTCCGTGCCTGTCCGGATGTGATTATGGGCTACTTCCTGAATGGCCTGATTTTCCAGCGCCGTGGCAAGAGCGAAGAGGCACCGGCCCCTTCCATTGAACGTAAAATGACTAACAACATCATGATGAAGAAATTGCGTGTGGCCTTTGATCTGAAAACCACCGATATTCTCGACATCCTTAAGCTGGCCGATTTTGCCGTGGGTCAGTCTGAAATTGGCGCGATCTTCCGTAAGCCGGGCCACAAAAATTACCGTGAGTGTGGCGACCAGATCCTGCGTAACTTCCTGAAGGGATTGACGCAGCGTATTCGTCCTGCCAAAGCCTGA
- a CDS encoding carboxylate/amino acid/amine transporter, protein MTLLIVTTILWAFSFSLIGEYLAGQVDSVFSVLVRLLLAAVVFLPFLRWRGYRASTLLMYMGVGALQLGVMYLVSFQAYLYLSVSEFLLFTVMTPLYVTLIYDLLKGRGVRWSYALSALLAVGGAAIIRYDKVSDHFWFGLLLVQIANIIFAIGMVGYKRLQEIRPVPQHTAFSWFYLGAAAIATLAWFLWGNPQKLPTTSLQWGILIWLGVAASGLGYFMWNYGATQVDAGTLGIMNNMHVPAGLLVNLAIWQQQPHWPSFIIGAAVILASLLVHKKWIVGK, encoded by the coding sequence GTGACGTTACTGATTGTCACCACAATTTTGTGGGCATTTTCATTCAGCCTGATTGGCGAATACCTGGCAGGACAGGTTGATAGTGTGTTTTCCGTACTGGTAAGGCTGTTGCTGGCAGCGGTAGTGTTCCTGCCGTTTCTGCGCTGGCGTGGCTATCGTGCTTCCACGCTCCTGATGTACATGGGCGTGGGCGCGCTACAGCTCGGTGTCATGTATCTCGTCAGCTTCCAGGCTTATCTCTACCTCAGCGTGTCGGAGTTCCTGCTGTTTACGGTGATGACCCCGCTCTATGTCACGCTGATCTACGACCTGCTGAAAGGCCGTGGCGTGCGGTGGAGCTATGCTCTCAGCGCCCTGCTGGCGGTAGGCGGTGCAGCCATTATCCGGTATGACAAAGTCAGCGATCACTTCTGGTTTGGCTTATTGCTGGTACAGATAGCCAACATCATTTTTGCCATTGGCATGGTGGGCTACAAAAGGCTGCAGGAAATCCGGCCCGTGCCGCAGCATACTGCCTTTTCCTGGTTCTATCTGGGTGCGGCGGCGATCGCCACGCTTGCCTGGTTCTTGTGGGGTAATCCGCAGAAACTTCCAACAACTTCGCTGCAGTGGGGCATATTGATCTGGCTGGGCGTAGCGGCATCCGGGCTGGGCTATTTCATGTGGAACTACGGCGCAACGCAGGTGGATGCAGGGACGCTGGGGATCATGAACAATATGCATGTGCCTGCCGGGCTGTTGGTGAATCTGGCCATCTGGCAGCAGCAGCCGCACTGGCCGAGTTTTATTATCGGTGCCGCAGTGATTCTGGCTTCGCTGTTAGTGCATAAGAAATGGATTGTCGGGAAATAG
- the glpT gene encoding glycerol-3-phosphate transporter, protein MLSIFKPAPHQPRVEADRVDPLYRKLRWQIFLGIFFGYAAYYLVRKNFALAMPYLIEQGFSRGDLGFALSGISIAYGFSKFIMGSVSDRSNPRVFLPAGLILAAAVMLFMGFVPWATSSIMVMFVLLFLCGWFQGMGWPPCGRTMVHWWSQKERGGVVSVWNCAHNVGGGIPPLLFLLGMAWFNDWKAALYMPAFGAIVVAVFAFALMRDTPQSCGLPPIEEYKNDYPPDYDEKHEEELTAKQIFMQYVLPNKLLWYIALANVFVYLLRYGILDWSPTYLKEVKHFALDKSSWAYFFYEYAGIPGTLLCGWMSDRVFKGNRGATGVFFMVLVTIATVVYWMNPAGNPNVDMACMIVIGFLIYGPVMLIGLHALELAPKKAAGTAAGFTGLFGYLGGSVAASAIVGYTVDYFGWDGGFIIMIGGCVLAVLLLVLTMLSENKHKQQLKQAE, encoded by the coding sequence ATGTTAAGTATTTTTAAGCCAGCACCTCACCAGCCTCGCGTTGAGGCTGACAGGGTAGATCCGCTCTACCGCAAACTACGCTGGCAAATCTTCCTGGGGATTTTCTTCGGTTACGCTGCCTATTATCTGGTCCGCAAAAACTTTGCGCTTGCCATGCCTTACCTGATTGAACAGGGCTTTTCCCGAGGCGACCTGGGGTTTGCGCTCTCCGGTATCTCCATCGCCTACGGCTTTTCCAAATTTATTATGGGATCGGTCTCCGATCGCTCAAACCCCAGAGTTTTTCTGCCAGCCGGATTGATCCTGGCCGCGGCCGTAATGCTCTTTATGGGATTTGTTCCCTGGGCAACCTCCAGCATTATGGTGATGTTTGTGCTGCTGTTCTTATGCGGCTGGTTCCAGGGTATGGGCTGGCCGCCCTGTGGCCGGACTATGGTGCACTGGTGGTCGCAGAAAGAGCGTGGCGGGGTGGTTTCCGTGTGGAACTGCGCGCACAACGTGGGCGGGGGCATACCTCCGTTACTGTTCCTGCTGGGGATGGCATGGTTTAACGACTGGAAAGCGGCGCTTTATATGCCGGCCTTTGGTGCCATTGTGGTTGCTGTTTTCGCCTTCGCACTGATGCGCGATACCCCGCAGTCCTGTGGCCTGCCGCCGATTGAAGAATACAAAAACGATTACCCACCGGACTATGATGAGAAACATGAAGAGGAGCTGACCGCTAAGCAAATCTTTATGCAATACGTCCTGCCTAACAAATTGCTGTGGTACATCGCGCTGGCTAACGTGTTTGTTTATCTGCTGCGTTACGGCATTCTCGACTGGTCACCCACTTACCTGAAAGAAGTAAAGCATTTCGCGCTGGATAAGTCCTCCTGGGCCTATTTCTTTTACGAATATGCTGGCATTCCCGGCACGCTGCTTTGTGGCTGGATGTCCGACAGGGTCTTTAAAGGTAATCGTGGGGCCACCGGCGTGTTCTTTATGGTGCTGGTAACCATTGCTACCGTGGTTTACTGGATGAATCCGGCCGGTAATCCTAACGTGGACATGGCCTGTATGATTGTGATCGGCTTCCTGATTTATGGTCCGGTGATGTTGATCGGTTTACATGCTTTAGAGCTGGCACCGAAAAAAGCAGCAGGAACAGCAGCAGGATTTACCGGACTGTTTGGTTATCTGGGCGGCTCTGTCGCGGCCAGCGCCATCGTCGGCTACACCGTGGATTACTTCGGCTGGGACGGCGGCTTTATCATCATGATCGGTGGGTGCGTACTGGCTGTGTTGCTGCTGGTGCTGACCATGCTGAGCGAGAACAAACACAAACAGCAGCTGAAGCAGGCTGAATAA